The following proteins are encoded in a genomic region of Burkholderia stabilis:
- a CDS encoding helix-turn-helix transcriptional regulator codes for MAKRPDTLNTTILAIELLRRIPRNRKVTAAELHEQLQHAGLDRDLRTIQRQLETLCEHFDIECDDRSKPYGYCWKSQSSGLSLPVLSEQEALLLLLAQAYLNRLLPAGVMKSMDGFFEQARRNVGPAVAERPSQQWLQKVRVVSPTQPTLPPRIEDGVFDAVSNALYANLWLEVTYQNAAGKSKSAEVMPLGLAQQGVRLYLVCRYKGYAEERILALHRIVTASATTRPFERPADFNLEQYEADGKFGFGSGKRVRLRFCIERETGLQLLESPLTPDQEVSTFDDRLEITAVVVETVQLHRWLLGFGEKVWGVKLDDADDGHAEDGERDALRHILSSP; via the coding sequence ATGGCCAAGCGCCCCGACACACTGAATACGACCATTCTCGCGATTGAATTGCTACGACGCATTCCGAGGAACAGGAAGGTCACGGCCGCCGAACTACATGAACAGCTACAGCATGCCGGACTTGACCGCGACCTCAGAACAATTCAGCGCCAACTCGAAACGCTTTGTGAACATTTCGACATTGAGTGTGATGACCGAAGCAAGCCGTACGGGTATTGCTGGAAGTCTCAATCGAGCGGGCTGTCACTGCCTGTACTCAGCGAGCAGGAGGCATTGCTCCTGCTGTTGGCGCAGGCGTACCTGAACCGTTTGCTGCCGGCCGGCGTCATGAAGTCCATGGACGGGTTCTTCGAGCAGGCGCGGAGGAACGTCGGCCCCGCCGTCGCGGAAAGACCCAGTCAGCAGTGGCTGCAGAAGGTTCGGGTCGTCAGCCCGACGCAGCCGACATTGCCGCCAAGAATCGAGGATGGCGTGTTTGACGCCGTCAGCAACGCGCTCTACGCCAATCTCTGGCTCGAGGTGACGTATCAGAACGCGGCAGGCAAGTCGAAGTCTGCCGAAGTGATGCCGCTCGGATTGGCTCAACAAGGCGTGCGTCTTTATCTCGTGTGCCGCTACAAAGGGTATGCCGAGGAGCGCATTCTGGCCTTGCACCGCATCGTCACGGCCAGTGCGACCACACGACCGTTCGAGCGACCCGCCGACTTCAACCTGGAGCAGTACGAGGCCGACGGCAAGTTTGGCTTCGGCAGCGGAAAGCGAGTGCGGTTGCGTTTCTGTATCGAACGGGAGACCGGTCTTCAATTGCTCGAGTCGCCTCTGACGCCTGACCAGGAGGTCAGCACCTTCGACGACAGACTGGAAATAACCGCCGTGGTGGTAGAGACGGTGCAGTTACATCGATGGTTGCTTGGCTTCGGGGAAAAGGTCTGGGGCGTGAAACTCGACGACGCCGACGACGGGCACGCCGAAGACGGGGAGCGGGACGCGCTGCGACACATCTTGTCGTCGCCGTGA
- a CDS encoding SHOCT domain-containing protein: MALTDFNSLRKGSSMGRLIVFLILGFVAYSVLKQSQKVARVFEPPQRRACRPEPETLDVVTTEGPARQATNAQDWADEVKRSYDLFKAGALTKEEFEQVKTQLLAKVGAEA, translated from the coding sequence ATGGCATTGACCGATTTCAACAGCCTGAGAAAAGGATCGTCCATGGGTAGGTTGATTGTTTTCCTGATACTTGGATTCGTTGCTTATAGCGTGCTCAAACAATCGCAGAAAGTCGCACGCGTCTTCGAGCCGCCGCAGCGACGGGCGTGTCGGCCCGAGCCTGAGACGCTGGACGTGGTAACGACAGAGGGGCCGGCGCGACAAGCGACGAATGCTCAAGACTGGGCCGACGAGGTGAAACGGTCATACGATCTTTTCAAAGCCGGAGCCCTCACGAAAGAAGAGTTCGAGCAAGTGAAAACGCAATTGCTCGCAAAAGTAGGCGCTGAAGCCTGA
- a CDS encoding putative bifunctional diguanylate cyclase/phosphodiesterase yields MLHGSHNPLLVLLSVLIAILCSYTGLDIAGRIGTARGRAAHWWFAGGTFVMGIGIWSTHFIGMLAFTLPIPLGYDPAVTLLSLLIAIALSGLALWLITRDTLTRPRLCGGALLMGFGVAGVHYTGMAAMDMSPGIRYVPAVFCLSILIAIVASGTALWITLTLRRHASMAWIFRMAAAIVMATAIVGLHYTGMAAAQFPAGSVCGAIRNSVNNNWLAILIVIVTLAVLAIALLTSVLNLRLEERTSVLAHSLAEANRNLTYLALHDNLTRLPNRMLLEDRIDQAIQVANRSNASFALMFMDLDGFKAVNDAYGHHVGDLLLVQVARRIEETVRAQDTVARVGGDEFVVIVNVGDPADAAVVAEKLIWAIQQPFDIANHALRVSTSIGIAFYPFNGTRQHDLLTNADAAMYHAKASGRNAYCLFEASMNANVHEQLQLVQDLRFALERRELVLHYQPKFEAPDGPIVGVEALLRWMHPARGLISPAQFIPLAERTGLIVPIGTWVLDEACRQMREWRDAGRTGWNVAVNLSALQFNHERLVQTVREALERHALEPGCLTLEITESTAMRNADASLCILQQLQGMGVRISIDDFGTGYSSLLYLKRLPASELKIDRGFVRDLTHDTEDAAIVSAIIALGRTLNLTIVAEGVETVAQQKFLTELGCDSLQGYLLGRPMPAENFTETASSR; encoded by the coding sequence ATGCTCCACGGCAGCCACAACCCTCTACTCGTCCTGTTATCGGTACTGATCGCCATTCTCTGCTCGTATACCGGGCTGGACATAGCGGGCAGGATCGGTACCGCCAGAGGGCGCGCGGCGCACTGGTGGTTCGCCGGCGGTACGTTCGTGATGGGCATCGGCATCTGGTCGACACACTTCATCGGCATGCTGGCCTTCACGTTGCCGATTCCGCTCGGTTACGACCCGGCCGTTACGTTGCTGTCGCTGCTGATTGCGATCGCGTTATCCGGGCTCGCGCTATGGTTGATCACCCGGGATACGCTGACGCGGCCGCGCCTCTGTGGCGGTGCGTTGCTCATGGGATTCGGCGTGGCAGGCGTGCACTACACCGGTATGGCCGCAATGGACATGTCGCCCGGCATTCGATACGTTCCCGCCGTCTTCTGCCTGTCGATCCTGATCGCGATCGTTGCGTCGGGTACGGCGCTATGGATTACGCTCACGCTGCGTCGCCACGCGTCGATGGCGTGGATCTTTCGGATGGCCGCCGCGATCGTCATGGCGACTGCGATCGTCGGCCTGCACTACACGGGCATGGCTGCCGCGCAATTTCCGGCCGGCAGCGTGTGTGGCGCGATACGAAACAGTGTAAACAACAACTGGTTGGCAATTCTGATCGTTATCGTGACGCTGGCGGTGCTCGCCATCGCACTGCTGACCTCGGTGTTGAATCTGCGGCTCGAGGAACGAACTTCGGTGCTCGCGCATTCGCTTGCCGAAGCCAACCGGAACCTGACCTACCTGGCGCTGCACGACAACCTGACCCGGCTCCCCAACCGGATGCTGCTGGAAGACCGTATCGATCAGGCGATCCAGGTTGCCAATCGCTCGAACGCGAGCTTTGCGCTGATGTTCATGGATCTCGACGGATTCAAGGCCGTCAACGATGCATACGGCCACCACGTCGGCGATCTGCTGCTGGTTCAGGTCGCACGGCGCATCGAGGAGACCGTTCGTGCACAGGACACCGTCGCGCGCGTCGGCGGCGACGAATTCGTCGTGATCGTGAACGTCGGCGACCCGGCTGACGCCGCCGTGGTCGCGGAGAAGCTCATCTGGGCGATCCAGCAGCCGTTCGACATCGCGAATCACGCACTGCGCGTGTCGACCAGCATCGGCATTGCGTTCTACCCGTTCAACGGTACCAGGCAACACGACCTCCTGACCAATGCCGACGCCGCGATGTATCACGCGAAGGCAAGCGGTCGCAATGCGTATTGCCTCTTCGAAGCATCGATGAACGCGAACGTGCACGAGCAGTTGCAACTCGTTCAGGATTTGCGTTTCGCGCTCGAGCGCCGCGAGCTGGTGCTCCATTACCAGCCCAAGTTCGAGGCGCCGGATGGCCCGATCGTCGGCGTCGAGGCACTCCTGCGCTGGATGCATCCGGCTCGCGGGCTGATCTCGCCGGCGCAGTTCATTCCGCTCGCGGAAAGGACGGGGCTGATCGTGCCGATCGGCACGTGGGTACTTGACGAAGCATGCCGACAGATGCGCGAATGGCGCGATGCGGGGCGCACGGGCTGGAATGTCGCGGTCAACCTGTCCGCGCTGCAGTTCAACCACGAGCGGCTCGTGCAAACCGTCCGTGAAGCGCTCGAACGCCACGCGCTGGAACCGGGTTGTCTGACGCTGGAAATCACCGAATCGACCGCGATGCGCAACGCCGACGCGAGCTTGTGCATTCTGCAGCAGCTTCAAGGCATGGGCGTGCGGATTTCGATCGACGATTTCGGGACCGGTTATTCGAGCCTGCTCTATCTCAAACGACTACCGGCCAGCGAACTGAAGATCGATCGCGGCTTCGTCAGGGACCTCACGCACGATACCGAGGACGCTGCGATCGTGTCCGCGATCATCGCGCTGGGCCGAACGCTCAACCTGACGATCGTTGCCGAGGGCGTCGAGACCGTTGCACAGCAGAAATTCCTGACGGAACTCGGCTGCGATTCGCTACAGGGCTATCTGCTCGGGCGGCCGATGCCCGCCGAGAACTTTACCGAGACGGCGTCGTCGCGTTGA